TACTAAATATTCACCCGCAAGCTCAAGCTGAAACTCGCTCATCATTTCTACATAACTTACATACTGTTCGGTAATACTAAAAATAGAAAGCTCAAGCACATCTAGCTTATGCTTTTTAATTAAATACAACAGTAAATCGAGCGGGCCTTCAAAGGTTTCTAAAATAACCTCAAGCGCATCGGGGGGAATATATAAATCTTCGGGTTTATCAACAACTGCTTTGCCATGCAAAAAAGCCAGTGGCAGCTTTTGCTGCACTGGCTCAACGTTGTTAATAACTACAGGGCTTTGGGTTGTATCACTCACACACGTTACTCAAATGGGCTGGTATCGCCACAGCCTACACGCAGTATTTGTATGTCATCTTCAGACAAATCAATAACGGTTGTTGCTTGCTCTGCCAAGTGGCCGCCATCAATAATTAAGTCAACGTGTTTATCTAAGCGTTCTAAAATTTCATCCGGGTCTGATTCTGTAAACTCTTCACCAGGTAAAATAAGTGAGCACGACATAAGTGGCTCACCAAGCGCTGCTAACAATGCACACGCAGTGGGATGTTCTATAACACGCATACCAATGGTTTTTTTCTTATCGTTTAATAAACGCTTTGGTACCTCTTTAGTGCCTTTAAAAATAAAGGTATAAGGCCCTGGCGTATTATTTTTAATAAGCCTAAACATTTGGTTATCTACACGTGCGTACGTTGCAAGCTCAGATAAATCGCGGCAAACAAGGGTAAAGTTATGGTGTTTTTCTATACCACGAATGCGCTCAATGCGCTCTTTAGCTTGTTTGTTACCTAAGTTACAGCCTATTGCATAACCTGAATCTGTTGGGTAAACCACAACCCCACCTTGTTTAATAATATCAACTGCTTGGTTAATCAGTCGTGGTTGTGGATTATCAGGGTGAATATGAATTAATTGGCTCATGTTAATGCTCCTTCTTGCCCTTCCCATAATTGCCAAACACCTTGGCAATCTTTTGGTAAGTAT
The sequence above is drawn from the Pseudoalteromonas espejiana DSM 9414 genome and encodes:
- a CDS encoding L-threonylcarbamoyladenylate synthase: MSQLIHIHPDNPQPRLINQAVDIIKQGGVVVYPTDSGYAIGCNLGNKQAKERIERIRGIEKHHNFTLVCRDLSELATYARVDNQMFRLIKNNTPGPYTFIFKGTKEVPKRLLNDKKKTIGMRVIEHPTACALLAALGEPLMSCSLILPGEEFTESDPDEILERLDKHVDLIIDGGHLAEQATTVIDLSEDDIQILRVGCGDTSPFE